The Streptomyces sp. NBC_00162 genome window below encodes:
- a CDS encoding adenylyltransferase/cytidyltransferase family protein, whose translation MSERGAPARRPYRVGYAPGAYDLFHIGHLNILRHARSQCDYLVAGVVSDEMAELAKGRRPMIPLVERLEIVRSVKYVDAAFVETVPDKVETWKQVRFDVIFKGDDWRGTPKGDKLEKDFAAHGVDVVYFPYTVHTSSTQLRRALDALAEPLSVAEPFTAERR comes from the coding sequence ATGTCCGAACGTGGCGCGCCCGCGCGCAGGCCGTACCGAGTCGGCTATGCGCCGGGCGCGTACGATCTGTTCCATATCGGACATCTCAATATCCTTCGGCACGCCCGCAGTCAGTGCGACTACCTGGTGGCCGGAGTCGTCTCCGACGAGATGGCCGAACTCGCCAAGGGGCGCCGCCCGATGATCCCGCTGGTCGAGCGGCTGGAGATCGTCCGCAGCGTGAAGTACGTGGACGCCGCCTTCGTCGAGACGGTCCCGGACAAGGTGGAGACCTGGAAGCAGGTCCGCTTCGACGTCATCTTCAAGGGCGACGACTGGCGGGGCACCCCCAAGGGCGACAAGCTGGAGAAGGACTTCGCCGCCCACGGCGTCGACGTCGTCTACTTCCCCTACACCGTGCACACCTCCAGCACCCAGCTGCGCCGGGCGCTGGACGCGCTCGCCGAACCCCTCTCGGTGGCGGAGCCGTTCACCGCGGAACGGCGCTGA